Proteins from a genomic interval of Nocardioides jishulii:
- a CDS encoding SCO family protein, which translates to MTRFVTRCALGLAATLLAAGATACSPAAQQEPSEAGIHGAELDQPYAASTAELTTTSGEKRSLADVDNDLTLVFFGYTHCPDICGVVMSTIASALTQVDEDLRDRVDMVFVTTDPARDDAKVLRGYLDRYNPEFEGLTGDLDAVVESGRSVKVAVEEGEKLPSGGYEVVHSDHVVGLDAEGQGQIVWTKDISAKQMASDIETLLTR; encoded by the coding sequence ATGACCCGCTTCGTCACGAGGTGTGCCCTCGGCCTGGCAGCCACGCTGCTGGCCGCCGGGGCGACGGCGTGCAGCCCTGCTGCCCAGCAGGAACCGTCGGAGGCGGGGATCCACGGCGCCGAGCTGGACCAGCCCTACGCCGCCTCCACCGCCGAGCTCACCACGACGTCGGGGGAGAAGCGCTCCCTGGCTGACGTGGACAACGACCTGACGCTCGTCTTCTTCGGCTACACCCACTGCCCCGACATCTGCGGCGTCGTGATGTCGACCATCGCCTCCGCCCTCACCCAGGTCGACGAGGACCTGCGTGACCGGGTCGACATGGTCTTCGTGACCACCGACCCGGCCCGCGACGACGCGAAGGTGCTGCGCGGCTACCTGGACCGCTACAACCCCGAGTTCGAAGGGCTGACCGGCGACCTCGACGCCGTCGTGGAGTCCGGCCGGTCGGTCAAGGTGGCCGTCGAGGAGGGCGAGAAGCTTCCCAGCGGTGGCTACGAGGTGGTCCACTCCGACCACGTCGTCGGCCTCGACGCCGAGGGCCAGGGTCAGATCGTCTGGACCAAGGACATCTCCGCCAAGCAGATGGCCTCCGACATCGAGACCCTTCTGACCCGCTGA
- the lgt gene encoding prolipoprotein diacylglyceryl transferase — MLSTLVALTIPSPDQGVWQLGPFPLRAYALCIILGVVVAVWMGERRWVARGGQPGDVQDLALWAVPFGLVGGRLYHVVTDHHLYFGEGNDPISALYVWRGGLGIWGAVALGAVGVLIGARLKGIKVLPFLDAIAPGVLLAQGIGRWGNWFNQELYGRPTDLPWGLEIDDAHRPYEYLGADVAFHPTFLYESLWALAGCLLLLWLDRRRTFAPGQLVALYVMVYTLGRGWIESLRIDSVQYDDLLGLRLNTWTSIVLFVVALVCFVLLGRRAARHDVGDTGGSAAAGERPSEKAVDAGPEDDRS, encoded by the coding sequence ATGCTGAGCACGCTCGTCGCCCTCACCATCCCCAGCCCCGACCAGGGCGTGTGGCAGCTGGGGCCGTTCCCGCTGCGTGCGTACGCGCTCTGCATCATCCTGGGCGTCGTCGTGGCGGTCTGGATGGGGGAGCGGCGGTGGGTCGCGCGTGGTGGCCAGCCCGGTGACGTGCAGGACCTCGCCCTGTGGGCGGTGCCGTTCGGCCTCGTCGGTGGACGGCTCTACCACGTCGTCACCGACCACCACCTCTACTTCGGGGAGGGCAACGACCCGATCTCCGCGCTCTACGTGTGGCGGGGAGGCCTGGGCATCTGGGGTGCGGTGGCACTCGGTGCCGTGGGGGTGCTGATCGGGGCCAGGCTCAAGGGCATCAAGGTGCTGCCGTTCCTCGACGCGATCGCTCCGGGCGTGCTCCTCGCCCAGGGCATCGGACGATGGGGCAACTGGTTCAACCAGGAGCTCTACGGCCGGCCGACCGACCTGCCCTGGGGGCTGGAGATCGATGACGCGCACCGGCCCTACGAGTACCTGGGTGCCGACGTCGCCTTCCACCCGACCTTCCTCTACGAGAGCCTGTGGGCGCTCGCGGGGTGCCTGCTGCTGCTCTGGCTCGACCGCCGACGCACCTTCGCCCCCGGCCAGCTGGTGGCGCTCTACGTGATGGTCTACACGCTGGGTCGCGGTTGGATCGAGAGCCTGCGCATCGACTCGGTGCAGTACGACGACCTGCTCGGCCTGCGCCTCAACACCTGGACCTCGATCGTCCTCTTCGTGGTCGCACTCGTCTGCTTCGTGCTGCTGGGTCGCCGGGCCGCCCGCCATGACGTCGGCGACACAGGCGGCAGTGCGGCAGCGGGCGAGCGCCCCTCCGAGAAGGCCGTTGACGCGGGGCCGGAGGACGACCGATCCTGA